A stretch of Paludisphaera borealis DNA encodes these proteins:
- a CDS encoding PVC-type heme-binding CxxCH protein, whose amino-acid sequence MTILIGWQSTWGADGPVKARNLKVPEGFTIERIAGPPLVDRPITAAFDEEGRLYVADSSGSNDKVEKQLAEKPHRIVRLEDKDGDGRYESQTVFADKMMFPEGTMWLDGSLYVAAPPSIWKLTDTNGDGVADDRVEWFQGKTLTGCANDLHGPYAGPDGWVYWCKGAFAEQTYERPGKSPFVTKAAHIFRSRPDGSGIEPVMTGGMDNPVDVAFTPGGERIFSTTFFHQPGGGLRDGLAHAIYGGLYGKTNRVLDAPSHKWTSPNLMPVLLHMGPAAPCGLTRYESDALGAEYRDNLFACYFNLHKVGRHVLKPKGATFETKDEDFITSPDLDFHPTDVIEDADGSLIVVDTGGWYKLCCPSSQLSKPDVLGGVYRVRRKDAKPVADPRGLAIDWKTRTPADLVALLGDPRPAVARRAVAALARAGDDARPALVIAMQNRSIQARLNVVWTLARIDDEGARVLGRLALVDPEETVRQAAAHVASLTRDAGAVSALTALLKGDSTANRRVAAEALGRIGDRTVVPILLDAIHESSDPILTHSLTYALIDIADPKGTAEGLKSPNVAVKKAALTAIDQMDGGGLDPKLAVALLTDANPDLKETASWIVGRHPEWAETVAGFFQGQLKSGDLSEADRAALERQLARFGGTPAVQKLLTETLLAHGTEVGNGGKRIALKAVAQSGLKDAPAAWISALAAILAGPDADLARQAVSTARALAVPADKGAALTAPLLAIAGRESAPADARLEALAAVPGGLPKIDPPAFAFLLGRLDPANSVATRVLAAEVITMAKLDASQLGALAESLRKAGPLEVDRLLAAFDAATDDALGVRLVKTLGESSAIGSLRIDALKLHLAKFGPETRKAAEGLYARLNADAAKQNARVDALLAKVAEGDVRRGQLVFHGEKAACFTCHAIGYRGGDVGPDLTKVGGVRSERDLLEAIVYPSASLIRSFEPVVLATTDGKVINGLLRNETSDELVLITGANQQTRVARADVEEIRPSTVSIMPAGLDQQLTTQELVDLVAFLKACK is encoded by the coding sequence ATGACGATTTTGATCGGCTGGCAGTCGACTTGGGGGGCGGACGGTCCTGTCAAGGCGCGGAACCTCAAGGTGCCGGAGGGGTTCACGATCGAGCGGATCGCCGGCCCGCCGCTGGTCGACCGGCCGATCACGGCGGCCTTCGATGAGGAGGGCCGGCTGTACGTCGCCGACTCGTCGGGCTCGAACGACAAGGTCGAGAAGCAACTGGCCGAGAAGCCCCACCGGATCGTCCGGCTTGAGGACAAGGACGGCGACGGCCGGTACGAGAGCCAGACGGTTTTCGCCGACAAGATGATGTTCCCCGAGGGGACGATGTGGCTCGACGGCTCGCTGTACGTCGCGGCCCCGCCGAGCATCTGGAAGCTGACCGACACCAACGGCGACGGCGTGGCCGACGACCGGGTCGAGTGGTTCCAGGGCAAGACCCTCACCGGCTGCGCCAACGACCTGCACGGCCCCTACGCCGGCCCCGACGGCTGGGTCTACTGGTGCAAGGGGGCGTTCGCCGAGCAGACCTACGAGCGGCCCGGCAAGAGCCCGTTCGTCACCAAGGCGGCGCACATCTTCCGGTCGCGGCCCGACGGCTCGGGGATCGAGCCGGTGATGACCGGCGGCATGGACAACCCGGTCGACGTCGCGTTCACCCCCGGCGGCGAGCGGATCTTCAGCACCACGTTCTTCCACCAGCCCGGCGGCGGCCTTCGCGACGGCCTCGCCCACGCGATCTACGGCGGCCTCTACGGCAAGACCAACCGCGTGCTCGACGCCCCCTCGCACAAGTGGACCAGCCCGAACCTGATGCCCGTCCTGTTGCACATGGGCCCCGCCGCCCCCTGCGGCCTGACCCGGTACGAGTCGGACGCCCTCGGCGCCGAGTACCGCGACAACCTTTTCGCCTGCTACTTCAACCTCCACAAGGTCGGCCGCCACGTCCTCAAGCCCAAGGGGGCGACGTTCGAGACCAAGGATGAAGACTTCATCACCAGTCCCGACCTCGACTTCCACCCGACCGACGTGATCGAGGACGCCGACGGCAGCCTGATCGTGGTCGACACCGGCGGCTGGTACAAGCTCTGCTGCCCGTCGTCGCAGCTCTCCAAGCCCGATGTCCTCGGCGGCGTCTACCGCGTCCGCCGCAAGGACGCAAAACCCGTCGCCGACCCGCGTGGCCTGGCGATCGACTGGAAGACCCGGACGCCCGCCGACCTTGTCGCCCTGCTCGGCGACCCCCGCCCCGCCGTCGCCCGCCGCGCCGTCGCCGCCCTGGCCCGCGCCGGCGACGACGCCCGCCCCGCGCTCGTGATCGCCATGCAGAACCGCTCGATTCAAGCCCGCCTCAACGTCGTCTGGACGCTCGCTCGGATCGACGACGAAGGCGCCCGCGTGCTAGGCCGGCTCGCTCTGGTCGACCCCGAAGAGACCGTCCGCCAGGCCGCCGCCCACGTCGCCAGCCTGACCCGCGACGCGGGCGCGGTTTCCGCACTGACGGCCTTGCTCAAAGGCGACTCGACCGCCAACCGCCGGGTCGCGGCCGAGGCCCTGGGGCGGATCGGCGACAGGACGGTCGTACCGATCCTGCTCGACGCGATTCATGAGTCGAGTGATCCTATCTTGACGCACTCGCTCACCTATGCGTTGATCGATATCGCCGATCCGAAAGGGACGGCCGAGGGGCTGAAGTCGCCGAACGTCGCCGTCAAGAAGGCGGCCCTGACGGCGATCGATCAGATGGACGGCGGCGGCCTCGACCCCAAGCTGGCCGTCGCGCTCTTGACCGACGCGAACCCGGATCTGAAGGAGACGGCCTCGTGGATCGTCGGCCGCCATCCCGAGTGGGCCGAGACCGTCGCCGGCTTCTTCCAGGGCCAGTTGAAGAGCGGCGATCTAAGCGAGGCCGACCGGGCCGCCCTGGAGCGCCAGCTCGCCCGGTTCGGCGGGACGCCGGCCGTCCAGAAGCTGTTGACCGAGACGCTGCTCGCCCACGGGACCGAGGTCGGCAACGGGGGGAAGCGCATCGCCCTGAAGGCCGTCGCCCAGTCCGGCTTGAAGGACGCGCCGGCTGCTTGGATTTCGGCCCTGGCCGCGATCCTGGCCGGCCCCGACGCCGACCTCGCCCGTCAGGCGGTTTCGACCGCCCGGGCCCTGGCCGTCCCCGCCGACAAGGGCGCCGCGCTGACGGCCCCGCTCCTGGCGATCGCCGGCCGCGAGTCGGCCCCCGCCGACGCCCGGCTCGAAGCCCTCGCAGCCGTCCCCGGCGGCCTGCCTAAGATCGATCCCCCGGCCTTCGCCTTCCTGCTCGGCCGGCTCGACCCGGCGAATTCGGTCGCGACCCGGGTGCTCGCGGCCGAAGTCATCACGATGGCAAAGCTTGATGCGTCCCAACTCGGCGCGCTGGCCGAGTCGCTCCGGAAGGCCGGGCCGCTCGAAGTCGACCGCCTGCTCGCGGCCTTCGACGCCGCGACCGACGACGCCCTGGGGGTCCGGCTGGTGAAGACGCTGGGCGAGTCGTCGGCGATCGGCAGCCTGCGGATCGACGCGCTCAAGCTGCACCTCGCCAAGTTCGGCCCCGAGACCAGGAAGGCCGCCGAGGGGCTTTACGCCCGGCTCAACGCCGACGCCGCCAAGCAGAACGCCCGCGTCGACGCCTTGCTCGCCAAGGTCGCCGAGGGGGACGTCCGGCGGGGCCAGCTCGTGTTCCACGGCGAGAAGGCCGCCTGCTTCACCTGCCACGCCATCGGCTATCGAGGCGGCGACGTCGGCCCCGACCTCACCAAGGTCGGCGGCGTCCGCTCCGAACGCGACCTCCTCGAAGCCATCGTCTACCCGAGCGCCAGCCTGATCCGCAGCTTCGAGCCGGTCGTCCTCGCCACCACCGACGGCAAAGTGATCAACGGCCTCTTGCGCAACGAAACGTCCGACGAGCTGGTCCTGATCACCGGCGCCAACCAGCAAACCCGCGTCGCCCGCGCCGACGTCGAGGAAATCCGCCCCAGCACCGTCTCCATCATGCCCGCCGGATTGGATCAACAGTTAACGACCCAGGAACTCGTCGATCTGGTCGCGTTCCTCAAGGCCTGCAAGTAA
- a CDS encoding OFA family MFS transporter: MSLHRLLDRERTIAPPGFNRWLIPPAALAVHLCIGEIYGFSVFNGPLTRIVGVDHSIEGRDWTIPQVGWIYSIALIMLGLSAAIFGRWVERVGPRKAIYASACCFCSGLWLSGLGVAHHDIRLLYLGYGVVGGIGLGLGYIAPVSSLVKWFPDRPGMATGLAIMGFGGGALIGAPLGVELMGYFKSSSSVGVEEAFVVMGGVYFVFMMFGAYTFRVPAPGWRPEGFVPAVKPKKLVTHADVSVDLAWKTPQFWLLWGVLCLNVTAGIGVLGQASLMCQDMFGVPAAVGGGFAGLLSLFNMAGRFLWSTTSDLTGRKAVYGVFFLLGAVLYALVPMAQKYHSVGLFVVLTTLIISMYGGGFATIPAYLRDLFGAMHLGAIHGRLITAWSMAAVLGPQLVNYVSTYRIAHGVPRAEAYNATMYLMSGLLLLGLVCNLLVRPVDERFHHRVET, translated from the coding sequence ATGTCTCTTCACCGTTTGCTCGATCGTGAGCGCACGATCGCCCCGCCCGGTTTCAACCGCTGGCTGATCCCTCCCGCCGCGCTGGCCGTCCACCTTTGCATCGGCGAGATTTACGGCTTCAGCGTCTTCAACGGGCCGCTGACCCGGATCGTGGGCGTCGACCACTCGATCGAGGGGCGGGACTGGACCATCCCCCAGGTCGGTTGGATTTATTCAATCGCCCTGATCATGCTCGGGCTCTCCGCCGCGATCTTCGGTCGGTGGGTCGAGCGCGTCGGCCCGAGGAAGGCGATCTACGCCAGCGCCTGTTGCTTCTGTTCGGGCCTGTGGCTGTCCGGCCTGGGCGTCGCCCACCACGACATCCGGCTCCTCTATCTCGGCTACGGCGTCGTCGGCGGGATCGGGCTGGGGCTCGGCTACATCGCGCCGGTGTCGAGCCTCGTCAAGTGGTTCCCCGACCGGCCGGGCATGGCGACGGGCCTGGCGATCATGGGGTTCGGCGGCGGCGCCCTGATCGGCGCTCCGCTCGGCGTCGAGCTGATGGGCTACTTCAAGTCGTCCTCCTCGGTCGGGGTGGAGGAGGCGTTCGTGGTGATGGGAGGCGTCTACTTCGTCTTCATGATGTTCGGGGCGTACACCTTCCGCGTGCCCGCGCCGGGGTGGCGGCCGGAGGGGTTCGTCCCCGCCGTGAAGCCGAAGAAGCTGGTCACGCACGCGGACGTCTCCGTCGATCTCGCCTGGAAGACGCCGCAGTTCTGGCTGCTTTGGGGGGTGCTCTGCCTGAATGTGACGGCCGGTATCGGCGTGCTCGGCCAGGCGTCGCTGATGTGTCAGGACATGTTCGGCGTCCCCGCGGCGGTCGGCGGCGGTTTCGCGGGGTTGCTCAGCCTGTTCAACATGGCCGGCCGGTTCCTCTGGTCGACGACCTCCGACCTGACGGGCCGCAAGGCCGTCTACGGCGTCTTCTTCCTGCTCGGGGCCGTCCTCTATGCGCTCGTCCCCATGGCCCAGAAGTATCACAGCGTGGGCCTGTTCGTCGTGCTCACGACCCTGATCATCTCGATGTACGGCGGCGGCTTCGCCACGATCCCCGCCTACCTCCGCGACCTGTTCGGCGCCATGCACCTCGGCGCGATCCACGGCCGCCTGATCACCGCGTGGTCGATGGCCGCGGTCCTCGGCCCGCAGTTGGTCAACTACGTCTCGACCTACCGGATCGCGCACGGCGTCCCCAGGGCCGAAGCGTACAACGCGACGATGTACCTGATGTCCGGCCTCCTGTTGCTCGGGTTGGTCTGCAACCTCCTCGTCCGCCCCGTGGACGAGCGGTTCCATCACCGAGTCGAGACTTGA
- a CDS encoding MFS transporter small subunit — MKSSALLIAASWLLVLIPLGWGVYQSVVKSLPLFQAPDASKAISSPKE, encoded by the coding sequence ATGAAGTCCTCGGCGCTGTTGATCGCGGCTTCCTGGCTCCTCGTGCTGATCCCGCTGGGATGGGGCGTCTACCAGAGCGTGGTCAAATCGCTGCCGCTGTTCCAGGCGCCTGATGCTTCGAAAGCGATATCATCACCCAAGGAATGA
- a CDS encoding SDR family oxidoreductase, which translates to MSRHELKNKVAVVGGGAKNLGGLLSVRLAERGAKVVVHYHGDATKGDAEKTLATIKNAGGEAAAVQGDLTKPANVAGLFEEAVEAFGGVDFAVNTTGLVIKKPIVDVTEDEFDRSFAVNAKAAFFFIQEAGKRLNDGGAICTIVTSLLAAYTDSYSIYPGSKAPIEHFTRAASKEFGGRGISVTALGPGPMETPFFYGQETKESAAYNQTAAALSKFTKTGLTDIEDIVPIVLFLITEGWWITGQTIFANGGYTTR; encoded by the coding sequence ATGAGCCGACATGAACTGAAGAACAAAGTGGCCGTCGTCGGCGGCGGAGCGAAGAACCTGGGCGGGCTGCTGAGCGTCCGGCTCGCGGAGCGGGGCGCGAAGGTGGTGGTCCACTACCACGGCGACGCGACGAAGGGGGACGCCGAGAAGACCCTGGCGACCATCAAGAACGCGGGGGGCGAGGCGGCCGCCGTCCAGGGGGACCTCACGAAGCCGGCCAACGTCGCAGGGCTGTTCGAAGAGGCGGTCGAAGCGTTCGGCGGCGTCGACTTCGCCGTCAACACGACGGGTCTGGTGATCAAGAAGCCGATCGTCGACGTCACCGAGGACGAGTTCGACCGTAGCTTCGCCGTCAACGCGAAGGCCGCCTTCTTCTTCATCCAGGAGGCGGGCAAACGGCTCAACGACGGTGGCGCCATCTGCACGATCGTCACGTCGCTGCTCGCGGCCTACACCGATTCGTATTCGATCTATCCCGGCAGCAAGGCGCCGATCGAGCATTTCACCCGAGCCGCGTCGAAGGAGTTCGGCGGTCGCGGGATCTCGGTGACGGCGCTCGGTCCGGGGCCGATGGAAACTCCGTTCTTCTACGGCCAGGAGACCAAGGAGTCGGCGGCCTACAATCAGACGGCCGCCGCACTCAGCAAGTTCACCAAGACCGGCCTAACCGATATTGAGGACATCGTACCGATCGTCCTCTTCCTGATCACCGAAGGTTGGTGGATCACCGGCCAAACGATCTTCGCCAACGGCGGCTACACCACGCGGTGA
- a CDS encoding RNA polymerase sigma factor: MASRSNGAMLRQLGTLFNLGAIGEQTDGQLLERFATRGGEEGELAFAALVERHGPMVWRVCRSTLRDPNDAQDAFQAAFLVLVQKARSLWVRDSLGPWLHRVAHRVAARARRDAARRLEHERKTAEARPAATSDDHGDDDLAAMLHDEIERLPARCREPLILCDVQGLTHQDAARRLGWPLGTVKTRLARARELLRGRLARRNGLPSGLLIAAPRLASAFRNEPNAPAALLVESTVRAATAVATGEAVALKVISAPVAALFKEVLYAMFLTKLKIASAIVLTAVTAAGVAGAVAQSGGDEKRGPSLEANQPPRATAPASRTSDTPDFVSKSRAMILKRLEEEADEALSRFKRTTSKAHAARKDSTNEGPVVNQARKEFLDLQTQLDKIDRILFDVIETHQTLFDFSAAPLSDAADRGFAEMQGIIDRAEGDAEVGARKPANSVDPMFAPAEILRAKKRVAWAQMMFEKGYVSKSQLDAEISSFERALAQAQTLKEQNLKSIERRRDDAAVKP, translated from the coding sequence GTGGCGAGCCGATCGAACGGGGCGATGTTGCGGCAGCTCGGGACGCTTTTCAATCTGGGGGCGATCGGCGAGCAAACCGACGGCCAGCTTCTGGAGCGGTTCGCGACCCGAGGCGGCGAGGAGGGCGAGCTGGCCTTCGCGGCTCTGGTCGAACGCCACGGGCCGATGGTCTGGCGCGTCTGCCGGTCGACCCTCCGCGATCCGAACGACGCCCAGGACGCCTTTCAGGCGGCGTTCCTCGTGCTGGTTCAAAAAGCGCGGTCGCTCTGGGTCCGCGACTCGCTCGGCCCCTGGCTCCATCGCGTGGCGCACCGCGTCGCCGCGCGGGCCCGCCGCGACGCGGCCCGGCGGCTCGAACACGAGCGGAAAACGGCCGAGGCCCGGCCGGCCGCGACTTCGGACGATCACGGCGACGACGACCTCGCGGCGATGCTCCACGACGAGATCGAACGCCTCCCCGCGCGGTGCCGCGAGCCGTTGATCCTCTGCGACGTCCAGGGCCTGACCCACCAGGACGCCGCCCGGCGGCTCGGCTGGCCGCTCGGCACGGTCAAGACCCGGCTCGCCCGGGCCCGCGAGCTGCTCCGCGGCCGGCTCGCGCGCCGCAACGGACTCCCCTCCGGCCTGCTGATCGCCGCCCCCCGGCTCGCCTCGGCCTTCCGGAACGAGCCGAACGCGCCCGCCGCGCTCCTGGTCGAATCCACGGTTCGGGCCGCAACCGCCGTCGCGACGGGCGAGGCGGTCGCGCTCAAAGTGATCTCGGCGCCCGTCGCCGCTCTGTTCAAGGAGGTGCTCTACGCCATGTTCCTCACCAAGCTCAAAATCGCCTCGGCCATCGTGCTCACCGCCGTCACCGCCGCCGGAGTCGCCGGCGCGGTCGCCCAGTCGGGCGGCGACGAAAAACGCGGCCCCAGCCTGGAGGCGAATCAGCCGCCCCGGGCGACCGCGCCTGCTTCCCGTACGTCCGACACGCCGGATTTCGTCTCGAAGTCGCGCGCGATGATCCTCAAACGGCTCGAAGAGGAAGCCGACGAAGCCTTGTCTAGGTTCAAACGCACCACCAGCAAGGCTCACGCGGCTCGAAAGGACTCGACGAACGAAGGACCGGTCGTGAATCAGGCGAGGAAGGAGTTCCTCGACCTCCAGACTCAGCTCGACAAGATCGACCGGATTCTCTTCGACGTGATCGAGACCCACCAGACCCTGTTCGACTTCTCCGCCGCGCCGCTCAGTGACGCCGCCGATCGAGGTTTCGCCGAGATGCAGGGCATCATCGACCGAGCGGAAGGTGATGCCGAGGTCGGCGCGAGGAAACCGGCCAACTCCGTCGACCCGATGTTCGCTCCCGCGGAGATCCTCCGCGCCAAGAAGCGGGTCGCGTGGGCGCAGATGATGTTCGAGAAAGGATACGTCTCGAAATCCCAGCTCGACGCGGAGATCTCGAGCTTCGAGCGAGCCCTCGCGCAAGCCCAGACCCTCAAGGAACAGAATCTCAAATCAATCGAACGACGGCGGGACGACGCGGCCGTCAAGCCTTGA
- a CDS encoding PEP-CTERM sorting domain-containing protein, whose product MGGFRLRLRVASVAAFMGLAVTTGASADVVLGSFDFNSLQFGDSLIQSDGGTFAGSNWLNTTNVDPGASGYLTGANFETGIGNIGNLSNPVYTILYNTAIQNGAGYDLGVVTSQFSVGDTITLAVSTDGGATFSADQDFGPGLAVDTGVASSYFYNGGIGGSANLFVTSIDLSSFGIAANASINAVRITGVPELDLNRVAGFAVGAVPEPSSLALAGVATAFGLIFARRRRAAV is encoded by the coding sequence TTGGGCGGATTTCGTCTTCGGCTTCGGGTCGCTTCCGTGGCGGCGTTTATGGGGCTTGCGGTCACGACCGGCGCTTCGGCGGACGTCGTGCTCGGCTCGTTCGACTTTAACTCGTTGCAGTTCGGCGACAGCCTTATCCAGTCCGACGGAGGGACGTTCGCCGGCTCCAACTGGCTGAACACGACGAACGTCGATCCCGGGGCGTCGGGTTATCTGACGGGCGCCAACTTCGAGACCGGCATCGGGAACATCGGGAACTTGAGTAATCCGGTCTATACGATCCTCTATAACACGGCGATCCAGAACGGCGCGGGGTACGACCTCGGCGTCGTCACGTCGCAGTTCAGCGTCGGCGACACGATCACGCTGGCGGTCTCGACCGACGGCGGCGCGACGTTCAGCGCGGATCAAGATTTCGGGCCGGGGCTCGCCGTCGACACGGGGGTGGCGAGCTCGTATTTCTACAACGGCGGCATTGGCGGCAGCGCCAACTTGTTCGTGACGTCGATCGACCTGAGCAGCTTCGGGATCGCCGCGAATGCGTCGATCAACGCCGTCCGGATCACCGGCGTGCCGGAGCTGGATCTGAACCGGGTCGCGGGGTTCGCCGTCGGCGCGGTCCCCGAGCCGTCCTCGCTGGCGCTGGCCGGCGTGGCTACCGCCTTCGGCCTGATCTTCGCCCGTCGCCGCCGGGCCGCGGTCTGA
- a CDS encoding radical SAM/SPASM domain-containing protein has translation MMTIAWLRHRGGGVLRRCRRGGRRLSALVTGRRAAGRRHEAVVVVGPGPAANLERMEQAAALYREMMGREPRAGEIGAWAVQFHDRDQTQALDALGDSLRGGLEYERLVGPVVAEIKTIYSRYYLREPTRHEVASHLGRFRAELPADDDVLSIIRAGSIRKRLGIRPLHLEMDVINQCNLRCVMCHFSLESVYKQKRVDLSIEDFTKIAEELFPLCKHVSLSFNTEPLLHRRLGEVLDIAGSYNVPGLYMITNAMLLKPAVVERLSRNKVSLCVSVDAAVKETYERIRAGGRFETLLANIRAIQGVRDQVGSTYPHLHLNFVLMRSNITELPDFVRLANDLQVKSVGGVHLVPFEGTDTRLESLEGHKELCNRMLDEARAIGKEYGINTYFPANFDLESTDRAPTRNDSLPALPVGVGEGENRVSRCQFPWHWVGVLPNGDVRPCGWWYGEQPMGNIRSQTFEEIWNSERYEELRSEHRDGRLRAACLTCPAAGLGSVNSPDAFRTKRHFLSKP, from the coding sequence ATGATGACGATCGCCTGGCTGCGCCATCGCGGGGGTGGGGTGCTTCGAAGGTGTCGCCGTGGCGGGAGGCGACTCTCGGCGCTGGTGACGGGCCGTCGGGCAGCCGGTCGTCGCCACGAGGCCGTCGTCGTCGTCGGCCCGGGTCCCGCCGCGAATCTCGAGCGCATGGAGCAGGCCGCCGCGCTGTATCGCGAGATGATGGGTCGCGAACCGCGCGCCGGGGAGATCGGCGCCTGGGCGGTTCAGTTCCACGACCGGGATCAGACTCAGGCGCTCGACGCGCTCGGCGATTCGCTGCGCGGCGGTCTGGAGTACGAGCGCCTCGTCGGACCGGTCGTCGCGGAGATCAAGACGATCTATTCCCGGTATTACCTCCGCGAGCCGACCCGACACGAGGTCGCCTCGCACCTGGGACGGTTCCGCGCTGAACTTCCGGCCGACGACGACGTCCTCTCGATCATCCGCGCCGGCTCGATTCGCAAGCGCCTGGGGATTCGTCCGCTCCACCTGGAAATGGACGTCATCAACCAGTGCAACCTCCGTTGCGTCATGTGTCATTTCAGCCTGGAATCGGTGTACAAGCAGAAGCGGGTGGACCTCTCGATCGAGGACTTCACCAAGATCGCCGAGGAACTCTTCCCTCTGTGCAAGCACGTTTCGCTCTCGTTCAACACCGAGCCGCTGCTCCACCGCAGGCTCGGCGAAGTCCTCGACATCGCCGGCTCGTATAACGTCCCGGGCCTTTACATGATCACCAATGCGATGCTGTTGAAGCCGGCGGTCGTCGAACGGCTGTCGCGGAACAAGGTGAGCCTGTGCGTCTCCGTCGACGCGGCCGTCAAAGAAACGTACGAGCGCATCCGGGCGGGTGGACGGTTTGAAACGCTGCTCGCCAACATCCGGGCGATCCAGGGCGTCCGCGACCAGGTCGGATCGACCTACCCCCACCTCCACCTGAACTTCGTGCTGATGCGGTCGAACATCACGGAGCTTCCCGACTTCGTCCGGCTGGCGAACGATCTCCAGGTCAAATCGGTGGGAGGCGTGCACCTGGTCCCGTTCGAGGGGACCGACACGCGTCTGGAATCGCTCGAAGGGCACAAGGAACTCTGCAACCGGATGCTCGACGAGGCCCGGGCGATCGGCAAGGAATACGGGATCAACACGTACTTCCCCGCGAATTTCGACCTGGAATCGACCGACCGCGCGCCAACCCGGAACGACAGCCTGCCGGCGCTGCCGGTGGGCGTGGGTGAGGGCGAGAATCGCGTGTCGCGGTGCCAGTTCCCCTGGCACTGGGTCGGCGTCCTCCCCAACGGCGACGTGCGCCCCTGCGGCTGGTGGTACGGCGAGCAGCCGATGGGCAACATCCGATCGCAAACGTTCGAGGAAATCTGGAATTCCGAACGCTACGAGGAACTGCGGTCGGAGCACCGCGACGGCCGGCTCCGCGCCGCCTGCCTGACCTGCCCCGCCGCCGGCCTGGGAAGCGTGAACAGCCCCGACGCCTTCCGCACCAAGCGCCATTTCTTGAGCAAGCCATGA